GACCTTGTGGACGCAGGATTCGATATGACCATCTTCTTTGCGGACTGGCATGCGTACATCAACGACAAGCTGGGAGGGGACATCGAGCGCATCCGCATCTGTGCAAAATACATGGAGGACTGCTTCGAGGCTTTGGGCGTTCCTCGGGACAAGGTGAATTTCGTCCTCGCCTCCGAGATCATGGACATCACCTACTGGGAAAAGGTGATGAAGGTCGGAAAGGTCACCTCCCTCTCACGGATTAAGAGGGCCATGACCATCATGGGGAGGAAGGAGGACGACGCCGAGCTCGATTCCTCCAAGTTCCTCTACCCTCTGATGCAGGCCACAGATATCTTCCAGATGGACATCGATCTAGCTTATTCGGGTATCGATCAGCGTAGGGCTCACATGTTGGCTCGGGAGGCGGGAGAGAAGCTCCAGTGGAAGGTGCCCGTTGCCCTCCATACACCACTTCTCCCCGGCCTCAAGGGCATGAGCCGCATGGACCCCGTCGCGAACAAGATGTCCAAGTCCGATCCCGACAGCGGAATAATCATCCATGATTCGCCAGAGGACATCGAGAGGAAGATCAAGAAGGCCTTCTGTCCCCCTGAAGTGGAGGGCAACCCTATCCTGGCTATCGCCAAGATGATCCTGTTCCAGAAGAGCCCGGTCTTCATCATCGACCGGCCCGAGAAGTTCGGCGGACGCCTGGAGTTCACCTCCTACGAGGAGCTGGAATCGACTTACGTAGAGGGAAAGCTCCATCCCATGGACCTGAAGATCGGTGTGGCCAAGGCCCTTAGCGAGCAACTACAGGGAGCAAGGGAGTATTTCCAGAGGAATCCCCAGAACCTTGATGCCATGCGTCGTTCCCTGGGCATCATCTGAAGGAACGGTCCGGGGCGTCCCGTTTGGTGCGCCCCTTCGTAGTTCTTTCTTCAGCTCAAGATGTTATCAGAGCGAGGAACTCACGCAGGGCGCTTAATGTAATCCATCCCCTCTCCCTGGGGTTCGATAATAGCGATCCGTGAGGAGTTGGACCCGATGCAACAGGAAGCTAGCGCCAGGATACCTCAGGAAGTGTTGACATTCTTTTCCAAACCGGGGGGTCATTCCCTCATCATCAGGGGCGAGGCGGGTACAGGCAAGACCACCCTCTCCCTGCAGCTGATAGAGGAGCTTGCTCAATACAATAACAGCCACTACCTCTCCACGCGGGTCTCGGACATCTTGCTGCTGGTGCAGTTCCCGTGGCTGGGGGAGAAGATATATGGCAAGGAATACACCAGCTTCGTGAAGAACCAGGTGCCCTGGATAACAGGCGAGGGCGACCCTGATACCGCCCACGTGATCCCCCGTGATGACGGAGCCCACGATGTCGGTCTTAAGAAGCTCATGGACATATATCACGACGAGCGCCGGTCGGGGGCCGATGTCTTCCCTGCCATGGAGGACGTCAACCGCGTCTATGATGCTGTGAAGGGTGCTCTGCCTCAGCGTTCGCTGGTGGTCATAGATTCCCTAGATGCCTTGGCGGAGAGGCACGGGCTAGAGAACGCTCCATTCATTACCGCCATCCAGAAGGACCTGGTGGAGGGCTATGGCGCGAACATAATCTTCGTGTTCGAGAACAACGAGAAAGAGAACGATTACCTTGCCGACGCCTCCGTGGTGCTGTCCGCACAGGAGCATCAGGGGCGGACCATACGCCACCTTAAGGT
Above is a window of Methanomassiliicoccus sp. DNA encoding:
- a CDS encoding tyrosine--tRNA ligase, whose translation is MDTEKRFNLLARNTEEIVTVEELKKILETNPSPRSYIGFEPSGLVHLGWVICANKVKDLVDAGFDMTIFFADWHAYINDKLGGDIERIRICAKYMEDCFEALGVPRDKVNFVLASEIMDITYWEKVMKVGKVTSLSRIKRAMTIMGRKEDDAELDSSKFLYPLMQATDIFQMDIDLAYSGIDQRRAHMLAREAGEKLQWKVPVALHTPLLPGLKGMSRMDPVANKMSKSDPDSGIIIHDSPEDIERKIKKAFCPPEVEGNPILAIAKMILFQKSPVFIIDRPEKFGGRLEFTSYEELESTYVEGKLHPMDLKIGVAKALSEQLQGAREYFQRNPQNLDAMRRSLGII